The Candidatus Bipolaricaulota bacterium nucleotide sequence CCCGGGCGTAGGCCACCATCTCCCGGGTGCGGGCCAACACCGCGGCCCGGTCCATGCGCAGCTTGTCCCGCATGTGGACCTCGGATGTGGCGATGAACACATGAATCCTTGGATGAGAAGCGAACTTCACCCCCTCCCACGCTACGTCTATGTCACTTTGTACGGGCCGCGCCAGAGCGCAGACCGTGGGAGCGCCCGGCATGTCGGCGAGCACCTCTGCCACATGCTGCACCGCGCGTAAGTCATCTGGAGAAGAGGACGGGAACCCCGCTTCTATCACATCGACACGTAAGCTTGCTAGTTGGCGCGCAAGCTTGACCTTCTCTGCTGCTGCCAATGAGGCACCCGGTGACTGTTCTCCATCACGCAGCGTGGTATCGAATATGAAGACCCGGTCGCGTGCTTCCTGTTTCATCACTTCTCCTTCTTCCAGTTCTCCGGGCGCAGGGCACGCACCGCCGCCCCGGCCCTCCACATCTCCGAGTCCCGCATCTCGCGCAGTTCCTCTTCCAGTCGCTCCTTGTAGTCAGGGGCGCTGTTCGCCTCGAGAACGATCCGCGTCTCCTCGCCGGAGACGACGCTCTGGTACAACCGCTCGAACACCGGGGCGACCGCGTCGCGGAACCTCCCCTTCCAGTCGAGCGCTCCCCGCTGCGCGGTGGTGCTGCAGTTGGCGTACATCCAATCCATCCCGTTCTCGCCCACGAGTCGAATCAGGCTCTGGGTGAGCTCCTCCACCGTCTCGTTGAACGCCTCGCTCGGGGAGTGCCCGTTCTTGCGCAGCACGGCGTACTGCGCCTCCATGATCCCGGCGAGCGCCCCCATCAGCACTCCCCGCTCCCCGGTGAGGTCGCTGTACACCTCCTTCTGGAACGTGGTGGGGAACAGATAACCAGAGCCGATGGCGATCCCGATCGCCAGCGTCCGTTCCTCAGCGCGGCCGGTGTAGTCCTGGTACACGGCGTAGCTCGAGTTGATCCCGCTTCCGGCGAGGAAGTTCTTCCGCACGCTCGTTCCCGATCCCTTGGGCGCGACGAGGATCACGTCCACGA carries:
- the ilvC gene encoding ketol-acid reductoisomerase codes for the protein MKIDFGGVIEDVVTREEFPLDRARDVLKDEVVAVLGYGVQGPAQALNMRDNGIPVIVGGDPDRRRSWEKAIGDGWVPGETLFPFEEAVERATIVQYLVSDAAQVILWPRIEPHLKQGDALYFSHGFAVTYSDQTGVVPPEFVDVILVAPKGSGTSVRKNFLAGSGINSSYAVYQDYTGRAEERTLAIGIAIGSGYLFPTTFQKEVYSDLTGERGVLMGALAGIMEAQYAVLRKNGHSPSEAFNETVEELTQSLIRLVGENGMDWMYANCSTTAQRGALDWKGRFRDAVAPVFERLYQSVVSGEETRIVLEANSAPDYKERLEEELREMRDSEMWRAGAAVRALRPENWKKEK